AATAGCACTTTCGTAATTAAACATTGAATATAAAATAATAGCCAGTCGATGCGGTGTTAAAAACACATTGACTGGCTATTATAATTTAGACATATTGATAATTATATTAAATCTTTATTCACTTTTTGTAGTTCTGTATAGTCACCATCAATGTGTACGTTTGGAGGTTGTACATCAACTTTTGGAAATAGTAATAAAGCGACTAAACCTATTAAACCATATATAATAAAGGTCATTGTATAACCTAAATCTTCTATAAACGGTCCTGCTACAATTGAGCCCAAAACTTGCCCAACGGCTAACATTAAAAATGGAATTCCGATACCTAATGACGCATTTTTCATAAATATCTTCACACCCCAAACGAGTAGTACACCTGTAATGAAAATATAACTCACACCAAAGATTAAGGATGAAAGGAAGGGCACTATCCACACGATAGGCGTTAAAGCTAAGAGAATAGAAGCAGCTGACATTAAGATAACCCCAAAAAAGTAGGCAGATTGAATATCTATTGATCAATGATATGACCAGAAATACCACCAAATTTAGTTGGTAGAAACATGATCGACAGGGCTAGAAAAATCAAGTGTATCGTGTAATGCTGATAAAATTTCTGCTTCAGAGTAATTGTAATTATTCTCTACCCATCTTCTTATAATTTCTATAAGCCCACTACTATAAAAATCAGCAATTAATTGTGGATGATCGCTGTTCATAATTTTATGTGCTAATAAATCGTTATTACACTCAGCACCTTCTAATATTTTCTCACTACAGAATTGAGTCAAGCTGCGAAAGACATCGTCTTGTCTTGATGCGACAAGTAAATGTTTAAATACAGGTTTATGTGTATTGATGAATGAGATAAATGATTCTAATGCATCTGTTGAACCGTGCTGATGTAAAGAATCTAAATCGAGTGCTTCTTTCATATATTCTGT
The DNA window shown above is from Staphylococcus sp. M0911 and carries:
- a CDS encoding TetR/AcrR family transcriptional regulator produces the protein MTTSTQKRMIKHINQTVFELLNDYHFDDITVQKICNAAEINRSTFYRYFQDKYDLLYSLTEYMKEALDLDSLHQHGSTDALESFISFINTHKPVFKHLLVASRQDDVFRSLTQFCSEKILEGAECNNDLLAHKIMNSDHPQLIADFYSSGLIEIIRRWVENNYNYSEAEILSALHDTLDFSSPVDHVSTN